From a region of the Cololabis saira isolate AMF1-May2022 chromosome 8, fColSai1.1, whole genome shotgun sequence genome:
- the zhx3a gene encoding zinc fingers and homeoboxes protein 3 translates to MASKRKSTVPCMIPSKSKHVREEIILGSLPELLPTIPEDSILSISGEDSGHFSHGSSRSESGSETQKGGTYGCVTCRFESRDLNYFLDHMHNCHLDFRAQPTFYCLNCGVSVVRFEALALHNANAHPKIMEGLVTASLSVNRRDGVTTVEQSLFADSGEDCRESGISFTKTPIAKMMKGKGEHKKIVVSHTVEVRKLDTGKDVDPSMLTNVPELQNGALSISGTPSMPRTAVSHVITTVSNQIFHQHTPSLYSPSSSSNCNKDLPKVMIPLSSIPTYDAAMDTSSFLKTSFGKFPYPTKAELCYLTVVSEFPEEQIKLWFTAQRLKQGISWSPEEIEEARRKMFNTVFQGGAPQKQPAPSRQVKNIVSHHTITAHPGARGPHFRMAKVPSGIKPPPVRVIATQASMSSNPNVTRLTYSTPVVSPKFPSVVRATQVTTQSTEATVEPERSNGLDVAGGVAGGNGSRSSSTNGVETNSNDGTATCSARISNNGEHCVPDANGSKPVTSDSLLLGSNVANSAAGPVIAGITSKPNNACNNHNGGGVSAAEPGHAERPDGELKPTPYTDSSGGVSEEPDSSCSDSTSNQSHASTFSTDSTSTTVITKSTSSSVDEGNGKEFPTKGMSILQQLIREEDPVVEDRGGPDLAAEPVKVSFRRLKRSEPETTSETVHEEHKSETDTSFSPPWGAKTPQQLHVLRQAFSSARWPSSLQYEELGIQTGLPKSEVVRWFSDSRYSHKNGQLKWLETYQRPAAESEGPGGPEEAEAKAPVGPPAAKKKLVEEDANKHLEMEAGLKSGLQAGWQDPCSPPPAPAGFRGRGEHDRAEESAQAGQGGSQDPWSQGAEDHQQPGASQSLNGQQADISQDRDRLRMELLEV, encoded by the exons ATGGCCAGCAAGAGGAAATCCACCGTGCCCTGCATGATACCATCCAAGTCCAAACATGTGCGTGAAGAAATCATCCTGGGCTCGCTCCCGGAGCTCCTCCCCACAATCCCGGAGGACAGCATCCTCAGCATCTCCGGGGAGGACTCCGGCCACTTCTCTCACGGCTCCTCCAGGTCGGAGTCGGGCAGCGAGACGCAGAAAGGAGGTACGTACGGCTGCGTCACCTGCCGTTTCGAGTCCAGAGATCTCAACTACTTCTTGGATCACATGCACAACTGCCACTTGGACTTCAGGGCCCAGCCCACCTTCTACTGCCTGAACTGTGGGGTGTCCGTCGTCCGCTTCGAGGCTCTCGCACTGCACAATGCTAACGCCCACCCCAAGATAATGGAGGGCTTGGTCACGGCTTCTCTGAGCGTCAACAGAAGAGACGGGGTGACGACCGTGGAGCAGAGCCTCTTCGCGGACAGTGGAGAGGACTGCAGAGAATCTGGGATCTCCTTCACCAAAACGCCAATCGCCAAGATGATGAAAGGCAAGGGGGAGCACAAGAAGATAGTGGTTTCTCACACTGTGGAGGTACGGAAGCTCGACACTGGAAAGGACGTGGACCCCAGCATGCTTACTAATGTGCCTGAACTCCAAAACGGGGCTCTCAGTATTTCTGGCACCCCTTCTATGCCGAGGACCGCTGTCAGTCATGTGATTACGACAGTGTCCAACCAAATCTTTCACCAGCACACTCCCTCCCTttactccccctcctcctcctcgaacTGTAATAAAGATCTTCCAAAAGTGATGATCCCTCTCAGCAGCATCCCCACCTACGATGCCGCCATGGACACCAGCAGCTTTCTCAAGACATCCTTTGGCAAGTTCCCGTACCCAACCAAAGCCGAGCTCTGCTACCTGACCGTGGTCTCCGAGTTCCCCGAGGAGCAGATCAAACTGTGGTTCACCGCCCAGAGGCTCAAGCAGGGCATCAGCTGGTCTCCCGAGGAGATCGAAGAGGCGCGGCGGAAGATGTTCAACACCGTGTTCCAAGGCGGAGCCCCTCAAAAGCAGCCCGCGCCGTCTAGGCAGGTGAAAAACATCGTCAGCCACCACACCATCACCGCTCACCCGGGCGCACGAGGACCACATTTCCGGATGGCCAAAGTTCCATCGGGCATAAAACCACCGCCCGTCAGAGTCATCGCCACGCAAGCCAGCATGTCCAGCAACCCCAACGTCACCAGGCTCACGTACTCCACTCCGGTCGTCTCCCCAAAGTTCCCCTCCGTCGTCAGAGCAACGCAGGTCACAACCCAAAGCACTGAAGCCACTGTGGAGCCGGAGAGGAGCAACGGGCTGGACGTGGCCGGAGGGGTTGCCGGGGGCAACGGCAgccgctccagcagcaccaATGGTGTGGAGACCAACAGCAACGACGGTACCGCCACCTGCTCCGCCCGTATCAGCAATAACGGTGAGCACTGTGTTCCCGACGCCAATGGCAGCAAACCAGTGACAAGTGACAGTTTACTACTCGGATCAAACGTTGCAAACAGCGCCGCCGGTCCAGTGATCGCCGGCATCACCAGCAAACCCAACAACGCCTGCAACAATCACAACGGCGGCGGCGTGAGCGCAGCAGAGCCGGGCCACGCCGAGAGGCCCGACGGGGAACTCAAGCCCACCCCGTACACGGACAGCAGCGGGGGGGTGAGTGAAGAGCCCGACTCCTCCTGCAGCGACAGCACCTCCAACCAGAGCCACGCCAGCACCTTCTCAACTGAcagcaccagcaccaccgtCATCACCAAAAGCACCTCGTCCAGTGTAGACGAGGGTAACGGTAAAGAGTTTCCCACCAAGGGCATGTCCATCCTGCAGCAGCTGATCCGGGAGGAGGACCCGGTGGTGGAGGACCGGGGCGGCCCGGACCTCGCGGCCGAGCCCGTCAAGGTCAGCTTCAGGAGGCTGAAGAGGAGCGAACCCGAGACCACATCTGAGACCGTACATGAAGAACACAAGTCTGAGACGGACACGTCCTTCTCCCCGCCCTGGGGCGCCAAGACCCCCCAGCAGCTGCACGTCCTCCGGCAGGCCTTCTCCAGCGCCCGCTGGCCCAGCAGCCTGCAGTACGAGGAGCTGGGCATCCAGACGGGCCTGCCCAAGTCCGAGGTGGTGCGCTGGTTCAGCGACAGCCGCTACAGCCACAAGAACGGCCAGCTGAAGTGGTTGGAGACGTATCAGCGGCCCGCCGCTGAATCCGAAGGCCCCGGGGGCCCCGAAGAAGCGGAGGCCAAGGCGCCCGTGGGGCCGCCGGCGGCCAAAAAGAAGCTGGTGGAGGAAGACGCCAACAAGCACCTTGAGATGGAAGCGGGCCTGAAGTCGGGCCTGCAGGCGGGGTGGCAGGATCCCTGCTCACCGCCGCCGGCTCCGGCGGGGTTCAGGGGCCGCGGGGAGCACGACCGAGCCGAGGAGTCGGCACAGGCGGGACAGGGGGGGTCGCAGGACCCCTGGTCCCAGGGGGCGGAGGACCACCAGCAGCCGGGGGCCAGTCAGTCGCTCAACGGACAGCAGGCCGACATCAGTCAGGACAG GGACCGCCTGAggatggagctgctggaggtgtgA
- the fam83d gene encoding protein FAM83D, translating to MALSQCLDESPLRPGPGGPRPAGAGELDLQEVYDERHRLALEQLLSGGPAAFTGFLRAERIPNFLSDEELQRLGGAAVPPAGASLLGEDLETSLRGSLDCSSVTYFPEMSDLEPPELELGWPAFTAGSYRGVTRALAHFQPGHGDSIYRCKEAARRMIRSAREVIAIVTDSLTDLDIFKDLQEACSRRRVPVYILLDQASAPGFLKMCRNVDVRLDDLQDMRVRTITGTTYYTRSGARITGKVHERFMLIDGNRVATGSYRFNWTDGKLNSSNLIELSGQITEKFDEEFRILYAQSQPVTPGAVLEQLLLQQAPSPAPRAAPSPRVPPSPAPRAAPSPAPRAPPSPRTPRPAQPACLTSTPTRTPRPAQLTSTPTRTPRPAQLTSTPTRTPRASVLQAGREVGAPGTPGAGGAGPGSGPCSEDGDWAVQPLQEEILAGSPTLQVSAEQLAEDDAPATPDPVSRHAWTQTSWSGTDGSAQTDLSPGPVQEGSPGPARVRRSPPGPGPADAPLQESFHKLSRERQHHYSAIRSKLEHMVDTMSRRRQLADVTNLSPGLGAGGRPRTHKDPGQEPGPRLPVDGLGTGTWPRARCVH from the exons ATGGCGCTCTCCCAGTGTCTGGACGAATCCCCGCTGAGGCCGGGCCCGGGGGGCCCGAGGCCGGCCGGGGCCGGGGAGCTGGACCTCCAGGAGGTGTACGACGAGCGGCACCGGCTGGCCCTGGAGCAGCTGCTGTCCGGGGGCCCCGCAGCCTTCACGGGCTTCCTGCGGGCGGAGCGGATCCCCAACTTCCTCTCGGACGAGGAGCTGCAGCGGCTCGGCGGCGCCGCCGTGCCCCCGGCCGGGGCGTCCCTGCTCGGGGAGGACCTGGAGACGTCTCTGCGGGGCTCCCTGGACTGCTCCTCGGTCACATACTTCCCCGAGATGTCCGACCTGGAGCCGCCGGAGCTGGAGCTGGGCTGGCCCGCCTTCACCGCCGGCTCCTACCGCGGGGTGACCCGCGCCCTGGCGCACTTCCAGCCCGGACACGGAGACAGCATCTACCGCTGCAAGGAGGCGGCCCGCCGCATGATCCGCAGCGCCAGAGAG GTCATCGCCATAGTGACAGACTCCCTGACAGACCTGGACATCTTTAAGGATCTCCAAGAAGCGTGCTCTCGCCGCAGAGTCCCCGTGTACATCCTGCTGGACCAGGCGTCTGCTCCGGGCTTCCTGAAGATGTGCAGGAATGTGGACGTGCGGCTGGACGACCTGCAG GACATGAGGGTGCGGACCATCACGGGTACGACCTACTACACCAGATCTGGAGCCAGGATCACGGGGAAGGTCCACGAGAGGTTCATGCTGATTGATGGGAACAGGGTGGCGACGGGCTCCTACAG GTTCAACTGGACCGACGGTAAACTGAACAGCAGCAACCTCATCGAGCTCTCTGGTCAGATAACTGAGAAGTTTGATGAGGAGTTCCGCATCCTGTACGCCCAGTCTCAGCCGGTGACTCCCGGCGCTGTGTTGGAGCAGCTCCTGCTCCAGCAGGCCCCCAGCCCGGCCCCCCGTGCCGCACCCAGCCCCCGTGTtccccccagccccgccccccgtgCCGCTCCCAGCCCGGCCCCTCGCGCCCCACCCAGCCCCCGCACGCCCAGGCCTGCACAGCCGGCCTGTCTGACCAGCACGCCCACCCGTACGCCCAGGCCTGCACAGCTGACCAGCACGCCCACCCGTACGCCCAGGCCTGCACAGCTGACCAGCACGCCCACCCGTACGCCCAGGGCGTCAGTGCTGCAGGCTGGGCGGGAGGTGGGGGCCCCGGGGACCCCGGGGGCCGGTGGAGCCGGGCCTGGGTCCGGCCCCTGCAGCGAGGACGGGGACTGGGCCGTGCAGCCCCTCCAGGAGGAGATCCTGGCTGGCAGCCCCACTCTCCAGGTCTCTGCAGAGCAGCTCGCAGAAGACGACGCCCCGGCGACCCCTGACCCCGTCTCCCGCCACGCCTGGACCCAGACCAGCTGGTCGGGGACGGACGGCTCCGCCCAGACCGACCTCAGCCCCGGCCCGGTCCAGGAAGGCTCTCCCGGCCCTGCCCGTGTCAGACGCAGCCCGCCCGGCCCCGGCCCTGCAGACGCTCCCCTGCAGGAAAGCTTCCACAAGCTGAGCCGGGAGCGCCAGCACCACTACTCCGCTATCCGCTCCAAGCTGGAGCACATGGTGGACACGATGTCCCGGCGCCGCCAGCTGGCCGACGTCACCAACCTGAGCCCGGGGCTCGGCGCCGGCGGCCGGCCCAGGACACACAAGGACCCGGGCCAGGAGCCCGGCCCCCGGCTGCCCGTGGACGGCCTGGGGACGGGCACGTGGCCCAGGGCCAGGTGTGTGCACTAG